In the Wyeomyia smithii strain HCP4-BCI-WySm-NY-G18 chromosome 2, ASM2978416v1, whole genome shotgun sequence genome, one interval contains:
- the LOC129722257 gene encoding autophagy protein 12-like, with translation MSETAAETIDKELTSNVENISLGPEQKLEKQETKKIDIILHATGSAPILKQKKWAVDQEKPISAIIKFIHKYLKLEPGEKLFLYINQTFAPSPDQIIKNLYECYGANGKLVLHYAKSQAWG, from the exons ATGTCCGAAACAGCTGCTGAAACAATTGATAAAGAACTTACATCAAATGTGGAAAATATATCGCTTGGACCCGagcaaaagcttgaaaaacaggAGACTAAgaaaa TCGACATCATTCTACATGCAACGGGAAGCGCACCGATTCTCAAACAAAAGAAATGGGCTGTTGACCAGGAAAAACCAATCAGTGCTATCATCAAGTTTATTCATAAATATTTAAAGCTGGAACCTGGTGAAAAACTG TTTCTGTACATCAATCAGACGTTTGCCCCTTCCCCGGATCAGATTATCAAAAATTTATATGAATGTTACGGAGCTAATGGAAAACTTGTTTTGCACTACGCTAAAAGTCAAGCCTGGGGCTAG
- the LOC129722256 gene encoding NADH dehydrogenase [ubiquinone] 1 beta subcomplex subunit 5, mitochondrial: protein MAIWSSLVRSSQFSGRNINMLQSLVLLNVNKKALVPVRMMSGGHRTFTITPSRFQWHKFKDMFHYYIMVGLIPVLAVVFYANVFIGPAQLTEIPEGYVPKHWEYHNHPITRFIARYILDNPQQDYEKMLHHLYEESERMQMRALEEKVREKMAERNDYQSYYYRPAIGKYHRVAKEAADHLKSIRGD, encoded by the exons ATGGCGATCTGGAGTTCTCTCGTGCGTTCTTCGCAGTTTTCGGGACGGAATATTAATATGCTCCAGAGTCTAGTGCTTCTAAATGTGAATAAAAAAG CATTAGTGCCGGTTCGAATGATGTCTGGTGGTCATCGCACGTTTACTATCACCCCTAGTCGTTTCCAGTGGCATAAATTCAAAGATATGTTTCATTATTACATTATGGTTGGTTTGATTCCAGTTCTCGCAGTAGTCTTCTATGCCAACGTTTTCATTGGCCCTGCCCAGCTGACTGAAATACCGGAAGGCTATGTACCGAAGCATTGGGAATACCATAATCACCCAATTACACGTTTTATTGCACGTTACATATTGGACAATCCGCAGCAGGATTATGAAAAGATGCTTCATCACCTGTACGAAGAAAGTGAACGAATGCAAATGCGAGCCTTGGAAGAAAAGGTACGTGAAAAAATGGCAGAACGGAACGATTACCAGTCATATTACTATCGTCCTGCCATTGGTAAATACCACCGTGTGGCGAAAGAAGCAGCGGATCATTTGAAATCGATTCGTGGTGATTAG